In Chloroflexota bacterium, one genomic interval encodes:
- a CDS encoding CoA transferase, giving the protein MPATQPLTALGHLRVIDLSTRIAGSYTTKFLADFGAEVIKVERPVAGAPERQAGPFKDDHIDPEASGQHLFLNTNKKSITLNPSTATGAEILKSLAKEADVLVETYAPGTMASWDLSFEELEAANPDLVIVSITDYGQTGPYKDYKGTDLLHWASSSLLSGGGLPGREPLRAGEDVAEHMAGLYAAGTTLGAIFGRGQYGGQRIDISIREAFITALANPTLGLFYRSMPQGRRGNKFPMPIVPCKDGFIGFYVMLQHQWEYLSVLTDKVWMQEDERFATPLARNMNPDAAMEVLGPWFKERAVDEVVKLGQEMRVPTAPVASADRVARNPQFHARGFFADVGNEKTGKADAPGRPFNLNATPWRLRRKAPKLGQDNEEVYCNRLGFSREEMVILSEQGVL; this is encoded by the coding sequence ATGCCTGCCACGCAACCGCTTACCGCCCTCGGACATCTCCGCGTCATTGACCTAAGCACGCGCATAGCCGGGAGCTACACGACGAAGTTCCTGGCCGATTTCGGCGCGGAGGTCATCAAGGTCGAGCGGCCCGTGGCCGGAGCGCCGGAGCGCCAGGCGGGGCCGTTCAAGGACGACCACATTGACCCGGAGGCGAGCGGCCAGCACCTCTTCCTCAATACGAACAAGAAGAGCATCACGCTCAATCCCTCCACCGCCACCGGCGCGGAGATCCTGAAATCGCTGGCGAAAGAGGCGGATGTGCTGGTGGAGACGTATGCGCCGGGGACGATGGCCTCCTGGGACCTTTCGTTCGAAGAGCTGGAGGCGGCGAACCCGGACCTGGTCATCGTCTCCATCACGGACTACGGGCAGACAGGCCCCTACAAGGACTACAAAGGGACGGACCTGCTGCACTGGGCCTCTTCCAGCCTGCTTTCCGGCGGCGGCCTCCCCGGGCGCGAGCCGCTGCGGGCGGGCGAAGATGTGGCCGAGCATATGGCGGGGCTTTACGCCGCCGGGACAACGCTGGGCGCGATCTTCGGGCGGGGGCAGTATGGCGGCCAGCGCATAGATATCTCGATACGCGAGGCCTTCATCACGGCCCTGGCGAACCCGACGCTGGGCCTCTTCTACCGCTCAATGCCCCAGGGACGCCGGGGGAACAAATTCCCCATGCCCATCGTGCCGTGCAAGGACGGCTTCATCGGCTTTTACGTGATGCTGCAGCACCAGTGGGAGTATCTGAGCGTCCTGACGGACAAGGTCTGGATGCAGGAGGACGAGCGGTTCGCGACGCCCCTGGCGCGGAACATGAACCCGGACGCCGCGATGGAAGTCCTGGGGCCGTGGTTCAAGGAGCGCGCCGTGGACGAGGTGGTAAAGCTGGGCCAGGAGATGCGCGTGCCGACGGCGCCCGTGGCCAGCGCCGACCGCGTGGCGCGCAACCCGCAGTTCCACGCCCGGGGCTTCTTCGCCGACGTCGGCAACGAGAAGACGGGCAAGGCCGATGCGCCGGGGCGGCCCTTCAACCTCAACGCGACGCCGTGGCGGCTCCGAAGGAAGGCCCCGAAACTAGGCCAGGACAATGAAGAGGTCTACTGCAACCGGCTGGGCTTTTCCAGGGAAGAGATGGTCATCCTCTCCGAGCAGGGCGTGCTGTAA
- a CDS encoding crotonase/enoyl-CoA hydratase family protein (Catalyzes the reversible hydration of unsaturated fatty acyl-CoA to beta-hydroxyacyl-CoA), producing the protein MPGPAVIFEKRKGGYAIVTINKPEVHNAMDQEVMDGLEAAWKTIKDDNEIIVGIITGTGEKAFCAGGNLKTFIPKATEGRRFTKFDMVVPGVLKGMDFWKPMIAAVNGYCIAGGMELLCGTDIRIASENATFAVAEVRWGLFPGGGTTVRLPRQIPYVMAMELLLVGGSGGRVTAQEALRCGLVNRVVPLKDLLPTAVNYAERMIANGPISLQAIKRSVMLTQEVPTDIAYYTESHHSNVCFTSDDAREGLRAFAEKRKANFKMQ; encoded by the coding sequence ATGCCAGGCCCAGCCGTCATCTTCGAAAAGCGCAAGGGTGGCTACGCCATCGTGACCATCAACAAGCCCGAGGTCCACAATGCGATGGACCAAGAGGTGATGGATGGCCTGGAAGCGGCGTGGAAGACGATCAAAGACGATAACGAGATCATCGTCGGCATCATCACCGGCACGGGCGAGAAGGCCTTCTGCGCCGGGGGCAACCTGAAGACGTTCATCCCGAAGGCGACAGAGGGCAGGCGGTTCACCAAGTTCGATATGGTGGTGCCTGGGGTGCTGAAGGGCATGGACTTCTGGAAGCCGATGATCGCGGCGGTGAACGGCTACTGCATCGCGGGCGGCATGGAGCTGCTCTGCGGCACAGACATCCGCATCGCGTCCGAGAACGCCACCTTCGCGGTGGCCGAGGTGCGGTGGGGGCTCTTCCCCGGCGGCGGAACCACTGTGCGGCTGCCGCGCCAGATTCCGTATGTGATGGCGATGGAGCTGCTGCTGGTGGGCGGGAGCGGCGGGCGCGTGACGGCGCAGGAGGCGCTGCGCTGCGGCCTGGTGAACAGGGTGGTGCCGCTCAAGGACCTGCTGCCGACGGCGGTGAACTACGCCGAGCGGATGATTGCCAACGGTCCCATCTCGCTGCAGGCCATCAAGCGGTCGGTCATGCTGACGCAAGAGGTGCCGACGGACATCGCCTACTACACCGAGTCGCACCATTCGAACGTTTGCTTTACGAGCGACGACGCGAGGGAGGGCCTGCGGGCCTTCGCGGAGAAGCGCAAAGCAAACTTCAAGATGCAATAA
- a CDS encoding acyl-CoA dehydrogenase has translation MDFNLSQEQEILRKAARDFFSKESSGALIRAMEQDEKGYSPELWRKVASLGWLGLPYPAEHGGADGSFLDLAVLLEELGRSLAPIPLFSTVVLAGLPITKYGSAAQKKAFLPGLASGESIGTFAIAEPSSSYSAKGINLSAKAAGGGYKLNGTKTFVENANVANVLLVAVRTSKGRTPEEGITVFIVDGAAPGITVNRLKPISLEKQCEVVFKNVTVGKDRILGKPGKGWPIVKRVMQWAIAGQAVLSLGGGQGLLESTVEYVKGRVQFGRPLATLQAVQHHAANIVTDVDTMRLIAYEAAWLLSEGRTCDQEIAMAKTYVANTYTRMTRTAIQIHGGIGFTKEMNAQLYFRRAKGWEQLYGGPDQHREAVAQSLGF, from the coding sequence ATGGATTTCAACCTCAGCCAGGAACAAGAGATTCTGCGGAAGGCGGCGCGTGACTTCTTCTCCAAGGAGTCGTCGGGCGCGCTGATCCGAGCGATGGAGCAGGACGAGAAGGGCTATTCGCCGGAGCTGTGGCGCAAGGTGGCCTCGCTGGGCTGGCTGGGCCTGCCGTACCCCGCGGAGCACGGCGGGGCGGACGGATCGTTCCTGGACCTGGCCGTCCTCCTTGAGGAGCTGGGGCGCTCGCTGGCGCCGATCCCGCTCTTCAGCACGGTGGTGCTGGCCGGGTTGCCGATCACCAAGTACGGGTCGGCGGCGCAGAAGAAGGCCTTCCTGCCCGGCCTGGCATCGGGCGAAAGCATCGGAACGTTCGCGATCGCCGAGCCGAGCTCAAGCTATTCGGCGAAGGGGATCAACCTTTCGGCGAAGGCGGCGGGCGGCGGCTACAAGCTCAACGGCACGAAGACGTTCGTGGAGAACGCGAACGTGGCGAATGTGCTGCTGGTGGCGGTGCGCACGAGCAAGGGCAGAACGCCGGAAGAGGGCATCACGGTCTTCATCGTGGACGGGGCTGCGCCCGGAATCACGGTGAACAGGCTGAAGCCGATAAGCCTTGAGAAGCAGTGCGAAGTCGTCTTCAAGAACGTCACGGTGGGGAAGGACCGCATCCTGGGGAAGCCCGGCAAGGGGTGGCCTATCGTGAAGCGGGTGATGCAGTGGGCGATCGCGGGGCAGGCAGTGCTCTCCTTGGGCGGCGGACAGGGCTTGCTGGAGAGCACGGTGGAATATGTGAAGGGGCGCGTGCAGTTCGGGCGGCCGTTGGCGACGCTGCAGGCGGTCCAGCACCACGCGGCGAACATCGTGACGGACGTGGACACGATGCGCCTGATCGCATACGAGGCAGCGTGGCTCCTGAGCGAAGGGCGCACGTGCGACCAAGAGATCGCGATGGCGAAGACGTATGTGGCGAACACGTACACGCGGATGACGCGGACGGCGATCCAGATCCACGGAGGGATCGGCTTCACGAAGGAGATGAACGCCCAGCTCTACTTCCGGCGCGCGAAGGGCTGGGAGCAGCTGTACGGCGGGCCGGACCAGCACAGGGAAGCGGTGGCGCAGAGCCTGGGGTTCTAA
- a CDS encoding acyl-CoA dehydrogenase, with protein MRKTAYRPIVGRPLPYRPVSQVSTVKRVRRDSLSLTQAQGYNAPIPFSSRNPSMDWRFTPEQDRFRAEVKAFLASALPKSWDGDNNKDRELPEGKSWTKAFVKQLVAKGWFTMAWPKEYGGASRPIIEQVIYKEEMSYHNVSVPTLGGAGVSWVGPALMQAGTAAQKQDFLPPISRGEVYWCTGYSEPNTGSDLAALETRAVRDGDDYVVNGSKIWTSSAHLADWCWLAVRTDAKAPKHKGISVLMTDMRAPGIRVEPIHDISGGHHFNQVYFDDVRVPVRNRVAEENKGWYIIAMALDFERSGISGAATNLRRLHDMRDFLSQGVWQRLPQQRRDMLRYKLAEREIEARVGRNMCYRIGWMQSRGLMPNAETSITKLFLSESAQRISALGMEVLGLWCQLSPGSTSAPLGGIFPRRYLFDRSATIAGGTSEVQRNVIATRGLGLPR; from the coding sequence ATGCGCAAAACGGCCTACAGGCCGATAGTGGGTCGCCCCTTACCCTATCGCCCTGTGTCCCAGGTGTCAACGGTGAAGCGGGTACGGCGCGATTCACTGTCGCTAACCCAGGCTCAGGGCTATAATGCCCCCATACCTTTCTCCTCAAGGAATCCCTCCATGGACTGGCGTTTTACCCCCGAGCAGGACCGCTTCCGCGCCGAGGTCAAGGCCTTCCTCGCCTCTGCTCTTCCCAAGAGCTGGGACGGCGATAACAATAAAGACCGCGAGCTGCCCGAAGGCAAGTCCTGGACCAAAGCCTTCGTCAAGCAGCTCGTCGCCAAGGGTTGGTTCACCATGGCATGGCCTAAGGAATACGGCGGCGCCTCCCGGCCCATCATCGAGCAGGTCATCTACAAGGAAGAGATGTCCTACCACAACGTCTCCGTCCCCACCCTGGGCGGCGCAGGCGTCTCCTGGGTCGGCCCCGCCCTCATGCAGGCCGGTACAGCCGCCCAGAAGCAGGACTTCCTGCCCCCCATCTCCAGGGGCGAAGTCTACTGGTGCACCGGCTATAGCGAGCCCAACACCGGCTCCGACCTCGCCGCCCTGGAAACCCGCGCCGTCCGCGATGGCGACGACTATGTAGTGAACGGCTCCAAGATCTGGACCAGCTCCGCCCACCTGGCCGATTGGTGCTGGCTCGCGGTCCGCACCGACGCGAAGGCCCCCAAGCACAAAGGCATCTCCGTCCTCATGACGGATATGCGCGCCCCCGGCATCCGCGTGGAGCCCATCCACGATATCTCCGGCGGCCACCACTTCAACCAGGTCTACTTCGATGATGTCCGCGTCCCCGTCCGCAACCGCGTCGCCGAGGAGAACAAGGGCTGGTACATCATCGCCATGGCCCTGGACTTCGAGCGCTCCGGCATCTCCGGCGCCGCCACCAACCTCCGCCGCCTGCATGACATGCGCGACTTCTTGAGCCAAGGCGTCTGGCAACGGCTGCCCCAACAGCGGAGGGACATGCTCCGCTACAAGCTCGCCGAGCGGGAGATCGAGGCGCGCGTCGGCCGCAACATGTGCTACCGCATCGGCTGGATGCAGAGCCGGGGCCTGATGCCCAACGCCGAGACCTCCATCACCAAGCTCTTCCTCTCGGAGTCCGCCCAGCGCATCTCCGCGCTCGGCATGGAGGTCTTAGGCCTGTGGTGCCAGCTCTCCCCCGGCTCAACGTCCGCGCCCCTGGGCGGCATCTTCCCCCGCCGCTACCTCTTCGATAGGTCGGCCACCATCGCCGGCGGCACCTCGGAGGTCCAGCGCAACGTTATCGCCACCCGGGGCCTGGGGCTGCCGCGCTAG
- a CDS encoding crotonase/enoyl-CoA hydratase family protein (Catalyzes the reversible hydration of unsaturated fatty acyl-CoA to beta-hydroxyacyl-CoA) yields MAGPAVIFEKHKGGYAIVTINKPDVHNAMDQEVMDGLNQAWRTIRDDHEIIVGIVTGAGEKSFSAGGNLKTYIPKATEGKIRRRFDVNSTNVLKGMDLYKPIIAAVNGFCIAGGMELLCGTDIRVASENATFAVAEVRWGLFPGGGTTVRLPRQIPYVMAMELLLVGGSGGRVTAQDALRCGLVNKVVPLKDLLPAAVNYAERMIANGPLSLQAIKRSVLLTQGVPTDIAYYIESHHSNVCFSSDDAKEGLRAFAEKRKANFKMQ; encoded by the coding sequence ATGGCAGGACCAGCGGTCATCTTTGAGAAGCACAAGGGCGGCTACGCGATCGTCACCATCAACAAGCCGGATGTGCACAACGCCATGGACCAAGAGGTGATGGACGGCTTGAATCAAGCGTGGCGCACGATCCGCGACGACCACGAGATCATCGTGGGGATCGTCACGGGCGCGGGCGAGAAGTCCTTCAGCGCAGGCGGCAACCTGAAGACGTATATCCCGAAGGCGACGGAAGGCAAGATCCGCCGCCGCTTCGATGTGAATTCGACGAACGTGCTGAAGGGCATGGACCTCTACAAGCCCATCATCGCGGCGGTGAACGGCTTCTGCATCGCAGGCGGCATGGAGCTGCTCTGCGGCACGGACATCCGCGTGGCGTCCGAGAACGCCACCTTCGCGGTGGCCGAGGTGCGGTGGGGGCTCTTCCCCGGCGGTGGGACCACGGTGCGCCTGCCGCGCCAGATCCCCTATGTGATGGCGATGGAGTTGCTGCTGGTGGGCGGGAGCGGCGGCCGGGTGACGGCGCAGGACGCGTTGCGCTGCGGCCTGGTGAACAAGGTGGTGCCGCTCAAGGACCTGCTGCCGGCGGCGGTGAACTACGCCGAGCGGATGATTGCCAACGGGCCGCTTTCGCTCCAGGCGATCAAACGCTCCGTGCTGCTGACCCAAGGCGTGCCGACGGACATCGCCTACTACATCGAGTCGCACCATTCGAACGTCTGCTTCAGCAGCGACGACGCGAAGGAGGGCCTGCGGGCCTTCGCGGAGAAGCGCAAAGCCAACTTCAAGATGCAGTAG